One window of Betaproteobacteria bacterium genomic DNA carries:
- a CDS encoding monovalent cation/H+ antiporter subunit A, which produces VLYARYYMSPRDPVPRFFSFLLAFMGSMLGVVLSGNLVQLVFFWELTSLFSFLLIGYWHHNAAARDGARMALIVTSAGGLCLLVGVLVIGRIVGSYDLDEVLAAGDVIRASPLYLPALILVVLGALTKSAQFPFHFWLPHAMAAPTPVSAFLHSAAMVKLGVFLLARLWPVLSGTDAWIWIVGTAGLVTFVYGAYMAIFQHDLKGLLAYSTISHLGLITVLLGLNSPFATVAAIFHMVNHATFKASLFMGAGIIDHETGTRDIRRLNGLIRFLPISGTLSIVAAAAMAGVPLLNGFLSKEMFFAEALDVEGPLPLLDRMLPYVATVAGMFAVAYSLRFIHGVFFGPDPQGLSRTPHEPPRWMRFPIELLVFACVAVGMFPARTIGPFLDVAVRSVLGADTPQYSLAVWHGFNRPLVMSLFALAGGAALYLLLQRRLTRGTAGAPLVPDLDGRSLFDRALVLVSWRGARVLERVLGTSRLQPQLRWLVLIAVAAACWPVYRHGLDIDVLPLGHADFALAILWGIGMACAAGAAWQAKFHRLVALMLTGGAGLVTCITFVWFSAPDLALTQLLVEIVTTVLILLGLRWLPKRIPFKWTLAGARAALPRRSLDLTLALIAGGGLASVAYAVMTRVPPDTISDYFMTRAYPEGGGTNVVNVILVDFRGFDTMGEITVLGVVAIAVYALLRRFRPARESVELPTQQQVQEENTSRDDMMTPLFITRLMFPVIIVLAMYLLVRGHNLPGGGFVAGLTMAVGLILQYMAGGVRWAEARLDLRPLRLIGIGLLTACATGVGAWLFAHPFLTSHTAHVSVPLLGELHMPSAFLFDIGVFLLVVGATVLILIALSHQSIRTHRLPPS; this is translated from the coding sequence GTGCTGTATGCGCGCTACTACATGTCGCCGCGCGATCCCGTGCCGCGCTTCTTCTCCTTCCTGCTCGCGTTCATGGGCTCGATGCTCGGCGTGGTGCTGTCGGGGAATCTCGTCCAGCTGGTCTTCTTCTGGGAGCTCACCAGCCTTTTTTCGTTTCTCCTGATCGGTTACTGGCATCACAACGCGGCCGCGCGCGACGGGGCGCGTATGGCGCTCATCGTCACGTCCGCAGGCGGCTTGTGCCTGCTCGTGGGTGTGCTGGTGATCGGCCGCATCGTCGGCAGCTACGACCTCGACGAGGTGCTCGCCGCGGGCGATGTCATCCGGGCAAGCCCGTTGTACCTGCCCGCGCTGATCCTCGTCGTGCTGGGCGCGCTCACCAAGAGCGCCCAGTTCCCGTTCCACTTCTGGCTGCCGCATGCGATGGCAGCGCCAACACCGGTGTCGGCCTTCCTGCACTCGGCCGCGATGGTGAAGCTCGGCGTATTCCTGCTCGCGCGCCTGTGGCCCGTGCTGTCGGGTACGGACGCATGGATCTGGATCGTCGGCACGGCGGGGCTCGTCACCTTCGTCTATGGCGCCTACATGGCGATCTTCCAGCACGACCTGAAGGGGCTGCTCGCCTATTCGACCATCAGCCACCTGGGTCTGATCACCGTGCTGCTGGGGCTCAACAGCCCGTTCGCCACCGTGGCGGCGATCTTCCATATGGTGAATCACGCCACGTTCAAGGCCTCGCTCTTCATGGGCGCAGGCATCATCGATCACGAGACCGGCACGCGCGACATCCGCCGCTTGAACGGGCTCATTCGCTTCCTGCCGATCAGCGGAACCTTGTCGATCGTCGCCGCTGCCGCCATGGCGGGCGTGCCGCTGCTCAATGGCTTTCTCTCCAAGGAGATGTTCTTCGCCGAGGCACTCGACGTCGAGGGGCCGTTGCCGCTGCTCGATCGTATGCTGCCGTATGTCGCGACCGTGGCGGGCATGTTCGCCGTCGCCTATTCGCTGCGCTTCATCCACGGCGTGTTCTTCGGGCCCGATCCGCAGGGCCTGTCACGCACGCCGCACGAGCCGCCGCGCTGGATGCGATTCCCGATCGAGCTGCTGGTGTTCGCCTGCGTCGCGGTGGGCATGTTTCCGGCGCGGACCATCGGGCCGTTCCTGGATGTGGCGGTGCGCTCGGTGCTGGGTGCGGATACGCCGCAGTACAGCCTCGCGGTATGGCATGGATTCAACCGGCCGCTCGTCATGAGCTTGTTCGCGCTGGCGGGCGGCGCGGCTCTCTATCTGCTACTGCAGAGGCGGCTGACGCGCGGCACCGCTGGGGCGCCGCTGGTGCCGGATCTCGACGGACGGTCACTGTTCGACCGGGCGCTGGTCCTGGTTTCGTGGCGGGGCGCCCGTGTCCTGGAGCGCGTGCTCGGCACCTCGCGTCTGCAGCCGCAATTGCGCTGGCTCGTGCTTATCGCTGTTGCTGCGGCGTGCTGGCCCGTCTATCGACACGGTCTCGACATCGACGTTCTCCCTCTGGGACACGCCGATTTCGCGCTCGCGATCCTGTGGGGGATCGGCATGGCGTGCGCCGCAGGCGCGGCCTGGCAAGCGAAGTTTCACCGGCTGGTGGCGTTGATGCTCACCGGCGGCGCGGGGCTCGTCACCTGCATCACATTCGTATGGTTCTCGGCGCCCGATCTCGCTCTTACCCAACTGCTGGTCGAGATCGTGACCACGGTCCTGATTCTGCTGGGGCTGCGCTGGCTGCCGAAGCGCATCCCGTTCAAGTGGACCTTGGCGGGGGCGCGTGCCGCGTTGCCGCGCCGATCGCTCGATCTGACCCTAGCCTTGATCGCAGGTGGCGGCCTCGCCAGCGTGGCCTACGCGGTCATGACGCGCGTGCCGCCCGACACCATCTCGGACTATTTCATGACGCGCGCGTATCCCGAAGGCGGAGGGACCAACGTCGTCAACGTCATCCTGGTCGACTTCCGCGGCTTCGATACGATGGGCGAGATCACCGTGCTCGGCGTGGTGGCGATCGCCGTCTATGCGCTGTTGCGCAGGTTCCGGCCCGCGCGCGAGAGCGTGGAGCTGCCCACGCAGCAGCAGGTGCAGGAAGAGAACACCTCCCGGGACGACATGATGACGCCGCTGTTCATCACGCGGCTGATGTTCCCCGTGATCATCGTGCTGGCGATGTATCTCCTCGTGCGAGGGCACAACCTGCCGGGTGGCGGCTTCGTTGCGGGCCTGACCATGGCGGTGGGGCTGATCCTGCAATACATGGCCGGCGGGGTGCGCTGGGCCGAGGCCCGGCTCGATCTGCGTCCGCTGCGCTTGATCGGCATTGGCCTTCTGACCGCATGCGCCACCGGCGTGGGCGCGTGGCTGTTCGCGCATCCGTTTCTGACCTCGCATACGGCACACGTCTCGGTTCCGCTGCTCGGTGAGCTGCATATGCCGAGCGCGTTCCTGTTCGACATCGGGGTGTTTCTGCTGGTCGTGGGCGCGACGGTCCTCATCCTGATCGCCTTGTCGCACCAATCGATTCGCACCCATCGGCTGCCGCCGTCGTGA
- a CDS encoding Na+/H+ antiporter subunit C, translating to MNELIVALAIGVLTASGTWLLLRPRTFQVVIGLSLLSYAVNLFILAMGRLKVDAAPIVAAGVVPDPAAFTDPLPQALVLTAIVISFAMTSLLLVVLLAARGLTGTDHVDGKMDEDQADEDQADEDQADKNQADKNQADKNQADAEVP from the coding sequence GTGAACGAGCTCATCGTCGCCCTCGCGATCGGCGTATTGACCGCGTCGGGCACCTGGCTGCTGCTGCGGCCCAGGACTTTCCAGGTGGTCATCGGCTTGTCGCTGCTGTCCTATGCGGTGAATCTGTTCATTCTGGCGATGGGGCGGCTCAAGGTCGATGCGGCGCCCATCGTCGCGGCGGGCGTCGTGCCCGATCCTGCGGCGTTCACCGACCCGTTGCCGCAGGCATTGGTGCTGACGGCGATCGTGATCAGCTTTGCAATGACCTCGCTGCTGCTGGTGGTGCTGCTCGCGGCCCGCGGGCTCACCGGGACCGATCATGTCGACGGGAAAATGGACGAGGACCAAGCGGACGAGGACCAAGCGGACGAGGACCAAGCGGACAAGAACCAAGCGGACAAGAACCAAGCGGACAAGAACCAAGCGGACGCGGAGGTGCCGTGA
- a CDS encoding monovalent cation/H+ antiporter subunit D has product MAWADHLPIVPVVLPLATGALVLLIDERRRALKGLISLVSLSVLLLAALALIRSVDAPEAYVYRLGDWPAPFGIVLVADRLSAMMVLLAAILGMAALLFSLARWHRAGPRFHVLLQFLLMGLNGAFLTGDLFNLFVFFELFLAASYGLALHASGPARVRASLHYIIVNLTASLLFLIGASLLYAVAGTLNMADLALRAAHTAPADRVLFEIGAAILAIVFLVKAGMWPLCFWLPSTYAAAPPPVAAMFAILSKVGVYAVLRVWLLLFGAGSGASAGFGAAVLVYGGLATLTFGVIGVLASQHLTHVAGFSLLVSAGTLLAAIGAGQAAVTGAALYYLVVSTLAVSALYMLIELVERSRGPGADVLAVTAEAFGDVDAEPEPAEEIGLAIPGAMALLGLSFGACALLLAGLPPLSGFVAKFALLSALLQADSVAVSAWIMLVLLTLSGLAATIAMGRSGVRIFWASHQANVPRVRLIEMAPVALLLALCIALTLQAGPAMRYLQDAANTLHTPQQYIQEVLGAR; this is encoded by the coding sequence ATCGCGTGGGCCGATCACCTGCCGATCGTCCCCGTCGTGCTGCCGCTCGCGACCGGCGCACTCGTGTTGCTCATCGACGAGCGTCGCCGTGCCCTCAAGGGGCTCATCAGCCTCGTGTCGCTTTCCGTGCTGCTGCTCGCGGCACTCGCCTTGATCCGCTCGGTCGACGCCCCGGAAGCCTACGTCTACCGGCTGGGCGACTGGCCCGCACCGTTCGGCATCGTGCTGGTGGCCGACCGGCTGTCTGCGATGATGGTATTGCTTGCCGCCATCCTGGGCATGGCGGCATTGCTGTTTTCGCTCGCGCGCTGGCATCGCGCCGGGCCGCGTTTCCACGTGCTGCTGCAGTTTCTGCTGATGGGCTTGAACGGCGCTTTCCTCACCGGCGATCTGTTCAACCTGTTCGTCTTCTTCGAGCTTTTCCTGGCCGCCTCGTATGGGTTGGCGCTGCACGCTTCGGGTCCGGCCCGGGTTCGAGCGAGCCTGCACTACATCATCGTCAATCTCACCGCCTCGCTGCTGTTCCTGATCGGCGCAAGTCTTCTCTACGCGGTTGCAGGCACGCTCAACATGGCGGACCTCGCGCTGCGCGCCGCGCATACCGCGCCGGCGGATCGCGTCCTGTTCGAGATCGGAGCTGCGATTCTCGCCATTGTGTTCCTGGTGAAGGCGGGCATGTGGCCCTTGTGCTTCTGGCTGCCGAGTACCTACGCCGCCGCTCCGCCGCCGGTGGCGGCCATGTTCGCGATTCTGAGCAAGGTGGGTGTCTATGCCGTGCTGCGCGTTTGGCTGCTGTTGTTCGGCGCAGGCAGCGGCGCATCGGCCGGCTTCGGCGCGGCGGTGCTCGTGTACGGCGGGCTCGCCACCCTGACCTTCGGCGTGATCGGCGTGCTCGCCTCGCAGCATCTGACCCATGTCGCCGGATTCAGCCTGCTCGTGTCCGCGGGTACCTTGCTCGCCGCGATCGGCGCCGGCCAGGCCGCCGTCACCGGCGCGGCGCTCTACTACCTGGTCGTCTCCACGCTGGCAGTGAGCGCGTTGTACATGCTGATCGAATTGGTGGAGCGCTCGCGCGGCCCCGGCGCCGATGTGCTGGCAGTCACGGCGGAAGCCTTCGGCGATGTGGACGCCGAGCCCGAGCCGGCAGAGGAGATCGGCCTTGCCATTCCGGGCGCCATGGCGCTGCTCGGCTTGAGCTTCGGTGCGTGTGCGCTGCTACTGGCGGGTCTTCCACCGCTGTCCGGATTCGTGGCGAAATTCGCGCTGCTGTCGGCATTGCTGCAAGCGGACTCGGTGGCCGTATCGGCCTGGATCATGCTGGTGCTACTCACGCTTTCGGGGTTGGCCGCCACCATCGCGATGGGCCGGTCGGGTGTGCGAATCTTCTGGGCGTCGCATCAAGCGAACGTCCCCCGCGTGCGTCTCATCGAGATGGCGCCGGTCGCCCTGCTGCTCGCGTTGTGCATCGCGCTCACCCTGCAAGCCGGCCCGGCCATGCGCTACTTGCAGGATGCCGCGAACACATTGCACACCCCGCAGCAATACATCCAGGAGGTCCTTGGGGCGCGATGA
- a CDS encoding Na+/H+ antiporter subunit E: MRTWLPYSLLTACLTVVWLLLTQTLAAAHWLLGFWIAVAAALGYASLRPPRTPVRRLRVVLGLAFVVTADIVRSNLAVARIVIHARTRGRSAGFLDIPLELRSPAGLATLACIVTATPGTAWAGYDSSSGVLTLHILDLIDESEWIAVIKERYECRLLEIFP; encoded by the coding sequence ATGAGAACCTGGCTGCCGTATTCGCTGTTGACGGCCTGCCTGACCGTCGTATGGCTTCTGCTCACCCAGACGCTCGCGGCTGCGCATTGGCTGTTGGGTTTCTGGATCGCCGTCGCCGCCGCGCTGGGCTATGCGTCGCTGCGTCCGCCGCGAACGCCCGTGCGCCGGCTGCGAGTTGTACTTGGGCTCGCCTTCGTCGTGACTGCCGATATCGTGCGCTCGAACCTGGCCGTGGCGCGTATCGTGATCCATGCTCGCACCCGGGGGCGCAGCGCGGGGTTCCTCGATATCCCGCTCGAGCTACGGAGCCCGGCGGGCCTCGCGACCCTTGCGTGCATCGTCACGGCGACACCGGGCACGGCCTGGGCCGGCTACGACTCGTCGAGCGGCGTTCTCACGTTGCACATTCTCGACCTGATCGACGAGAGCGAGTGGATCGCGGTCATCAAGGAACGCTACGAGTGCCGGCTGCTGGAGATCTTTCCATGA
- a CDS encoding K+/H+ antiporter subunit F: MNSVDLLAIAITIAQILLALAMTCATLRLMLGPRAQDRVLALDTLYVNAMLMLVAFGMREGTSDYFEAALAIGMLGFVATAALAKFLMRGAVIE, translated from the coding sequence ATGAATTCCGTCGATCTGCTCGCCATCGCGATCACGATTGCGCAAATCCTGCTCGCGTTGGCCATGACGTGTGCCACCTTGCGCCTCATGCTCGGTCCGCGCGCCCAGGACCGGGTGCTCGCGCTCGATACGCTGTACGTGAACGCCATGCTAATGCTGGTCGCGTTCGGCATGCGCGAAGGCACCTCGGACTATTTCGAGGCAGCGCTGGCGATCGGCATGCTGGGGTTCGTGGCGACGGCGGCGCTCGCCAAGTTCCTGATGCGCGGGGCGGTGATCGAATGA